In Rhodococcus sp. OK302, one genomic interval encodes:
- a CDS encoding AAA family ATPase: MRLHKLEVTAFGPFADTIEVDFDKLGADGLFLLHGDTGAGKTTVLDAVAFALYGRVPGARNEGKRLLSDHAPAGSVPQVSLEVTISGRRLKLVRSPEFSRPKKRGSGSIVENAKATLEWLDGRGENLSRIPDIGDEVNRLMGMSADQFFQVVLLPQGEFAKFLRAENDERGKLLERLFDTKKFVSVEAWFDEKKKASATALANKEQAVSLLLARVETAAGLEVGAEAHPLEWSRKLLAESRDGRDATVAEMESAKAAAKQANQNLHVAERTADLVRRRDRALLDLNAVNAGAADLALVTGELATAKLAQPVAAIAQDAESAQAAVASALVAVESVVSNYSARGGPDLFAGGVWPPLEDEREQVAAQVRAWRDEIVRLDSVVEESRNADAAESETRTLSVRHAALTVRTGEIVRERAQLPDQLRTVASELDAAQRAEASLSGLELARAAATDSATAAHELRVVRKQAEAVRVKVLDAREVHQEARGRWLDRVQTRIEGMAAELASSLQPGDACQVCGSPEHPALAQPATDSATEADVEKAAVRERAAESALSAVVEQESALALEIDRLIARGGEGDLEELDRLRAEAQSALDTANSKASQVGELVSRLAVLNGRDTELEQESATVSTESATVAERISALTIRAQEIRTAIVAAAGEDSSVAVRRARFEALASAASAASDAREDATRAQTRAVELSAKLSDAAAAAGFDTVPSALDAVRTSARIAAMEAEVGKARDREVAARTVLNDPDVAAVQDVTTVDVDGPKQVATERGEAVDTAVAAASLAANRVADLERFTAQLENAYEAVAPHRALHDELAALADVIAGKGQNNRKMSLRSYVLASRLEEVALSASVRLQRMSGGRYEFVHSDEAGSRGRRGGLGLDIRDDFTGVVRSAKTLSGGESFLASLSLALGLADVVAAESGGVVLDTMFIDEGFGTLDADTLDSVMGVLDELRDGGRVVGIVSHVDEMRQRIPSRLHVIRGRAGSSVEVIAG, translated from the coding sequence ATGAGGCTCCACAAACTCGAGGTCACCGCGTTCGGTCCGTTTGCCGACACCATCGAGGTCGACTTCGACAAACTGGGGGCTGACGGCCTGTTCCTTCTCCACGGAGATACTGGCGCCGGCAAGACCACGGTTCTCGACGCCGTGGCGTTCGCTCTGTACGGCAGGGTGCCCGGTGCCCGAAATGAAGGCAAGCGTCTGCTCTCCGATCATGCGCCCGCAGGTTCGGTACCGCAGGTGTCACTCGAGGTGACCATCAGCGGACGGCGCCTGAAACTTGTTCGTAGTCCAGAGTTTTCGCGTCCGAAAAAGCGTGGCAGCGGATCGATCGTGGAAAATGCCAAGGCCACTTTGGAGTGGCTGGACGGCCGCGGCGAGAACCTTTCCCGCATTCCTGATATCGGCGACGAGGTCAATCGTCTGATGGGAATGAGCGCCGATCAATTCTTCCAGGTAGTCCTGCTACCGCAGGGGGAGTTCGCCAAGTTCCTGCGAGCGGAGAACGACGAGCGCGGCAAACTCCTCGAACGGCTCTTCGACACCAAGAAATTTGTGTCGGTGGAGGCTTGGTTCGACGAGAAAAAGAAGGCCAGCGCCACCGCACTGGCCAACAAAGAGCAGGCAGTTTCGTTGTTGCTCGCCAGGGTCGAGACGGCGGCGGGCCTCGAAGTGGGCGCCGAGGCGCATCCTCTCGAATGGTCACGCAAACTGCTCGCAGAGTCACGGGACGGCCGCGACGCAACCGTGGCCGAGATGGAAAGTGCGAAAGCTGCTGCGAAGCAAGCTAATCAGAATCTGCACGTCGCGGAGCGAACCGCCGACCTGGTGCGTCGGCGAGATCGGGCACTCCTGGATCTCAATGCAGTGAACGCTGGTGCCGCAGATCTGGCATTGGTTACCGGAGAACTCGCTACCGCAAAATTGGCGCAGCCCGTGGCTGCTATCGCCCAAGATGCGGAATCGGCGCAGGCGGCGGTGGCGTCGGCTCTCGTCGCAGTCGAGAGCGTGGTGTCGAACTACTCGGCACGAGGTGGTCCAGACCTTTTCGCTGGTGGAGTGTGGCCGCCGCTGGAGGATGAGCGCGAGCAGGTAGCGGCGCAGGTTCGAGCGTGGCGAGACGAGATCGTGCGGCTCGACTCCGTAGTCGAGGAATCACGCAACGCAGATGCGGCGGAGTCGGAGACTCGCACGCTGTCAGTGCGACACGCGGCGTTGACTGTACGGACCGGAGAGATTGTGCGTGAGCGGGCTCAGTTACCCGATCAGTTGCGCACTGTCGCAAGTGAACTCGATGCTGCGCAACGAGCTGAAGCATCGTTGTCCGGACTCGAATTGGCACGGGCCGCGGCAACGGATTCAGCGACGGCGGCACATGAACTACGCGTCGTGCGTAAGCAAGCCGAGGCGGTCCGCGTCAAGGTGCTCGACGCCCGTGAGGTTCATCAGGAAGCGCGCGGGCGTTGGCTTGACCGTGTGCAGACGCGCATCGAGGGTATGGCCGCAGAGTTGGCAAGTTCGCTCCAGCCCGGCGACGCCTGCCAGGTGTGCGGCTCGCCGGAGCATCCGGCTCTCGCTCAACCAGCAACCGACAGTGCGACCGAGGCAGATGTCGAGAAGGCAGCAGTCCGCGAACGCGCAGCAGAATCGGCGTTGAGCGCTGTTGTGGAGCAGGAGAGCGCGCTTGCGTTGGAAATCGACCGACTGATCGCTCGCGGCGGCGAGGGTGATCTCGAGGAACTTGATCGGCTGCGTGCCGAGGCACAGTCAGCACTCGATACCGCGAATTCCAAGGCCAGTCAGGTGGGGGAGTTGGTTTCGCGTCTGGCGGTGCTGAACGGTCGCGACACCGAACTCGAGCAGGAATCTGCAACGGTGTCGACAGAATCGGCGACAGTCGCCGAGCGAATCTCCGCACTCACGATTCGTGCCCAGGAGATTCGCACCGCGATTGTTGCTGCCGCCGGCGAGGATTCAAGCGTTGCTGTCCGACGAGCCCGATTCGAGGCACTGGCTTCGGCTGCTTCGGCGGCGTCGGACGCCCGGGAAGATGCGACGAGGGCGCAGACTCGGGCTGTCGAACTGTCGGCCAAACTGAGTGATGCCGCGGCGGCAGCAGGCTTCGACACTGTTCCGTCGGCACTCGACGCTGTCCGAACGTCCGCACGGATCGCCGCGATGGAGGCAGAGGTCGGCAAGGCCCGCGACCGCGAGGTTGCTGCACGTACAGTCTTGAACGACCCCGACGTCGCTGCGGTGCAGGACGTTACAACCGTGGACGTCGACGGACCCAAGCAAGTTGCAACAGAACGAGGCGAGGCCGTCGATACTGCTGTAGCCGCAGCGTCTTTGGCCGCGAATCGTGTTGCAGACCTCGAACGGTTTACCGCTCAACTCGAGAATGCCTACGAGGCAGTAGCGCCGCATCGGGCGCTTCACGACGAATTGGCGGCGCTCGCCGACGTGATCGCAGGCAAGGGGCAGAACAACCGGAAGATGTCCTTGCGGTCGTACGTGCTCGCGTCGAGGCTCGAGGAAGTTGCATTGTCGGCTTCGGTTCGCCTGCAACGGATGTCCGGTGGGCGCTACGAGTTCGTCCACAGCGACGAAGCTGGATCACGAGGTCGCCGCGGTGGCCTGGGGCTCGACATCCGCGACGATTTCACCGGCGTCGTAAGGTCGGCGAAGACGCTCTCCGGTGGTGAGTCCTTCTTGGCTTCACTGTCTTTGGCGCTGGGTCTTGCCGATGTCGTGGCCGCAGAATCGGGTGGAGTTGTTCTGGACACCATGTTCATCGACGAGGGCTTCGGCACGCTCGACGCCGACACCCTAGATTCTGTGATGGGCGTTCTGGACGAGCTTCGTGACGGCGGCCGAGTCGTCGGAATTGTGAGCCACGTCGACGAGATGCGGCAGCGGATCCCGAGTCGCCTGCACGTCATTCGGGGACGGGCAGGCTCCTCGGTGGAAGTGATCGCCGGCTGA
- a CDS encoding exonuclease SbcCD subunit D: protein MKILHTSDWHIGRTFHGVDLLADQASVLSTIADFVREHSVDVVVVPGDIYDRSIPSSDAVTVCNRGFEAIRDAGAVIVATSGNHDSAVRLGAGASFAAAGGLHLITRVGQVDSPVVVEDEFGPVVFYGIPYLEPEITRVELDVPRARTHSEVLTAAMTRVRSDLEVRQENAPGTRSVLLAHAFVVGGEATGEERSISVGGVETVLAGEFDGVDYVALGHLHSPQMLTDRIWYSGSPLPYSFGERSHGKATLLIELDASGLVSVRRLELPSVRGLRQLTGTLETLLSSADLADAEDCYVSAVLTDPVRPIDAMRLLQGRFPFAVHLEWQRPEGDSELKYRDAVRGRSDMEIAQGFVTAVRSDPSESEIKLMEDALSTAERADEATAELGMTA from the coding sequence ATGAAGATCTTGCACACGTCTGATTGGCACATAGGCCGCACTTTCCATGGTGTCGACTTGTTGGCTGATCAGGCCAGTGTGTTGAGCACGATTGCGGACTTCGTTCGTGAGCACAGCGTGGACGTCGTGGTCGTTCCCGGCGATATCTACGATCGGTCCATCCCGAGCTCCGACGCGGTCACGGTGTGCAATCGAGGGTTCGAGGCGATTCGTGACGCGGGTGCTGTCATCGTCGCCACATCCGGAAATCACGATTCGGCGGTGCGGTTGGGGGCTGGCGCGTCGTTCGCTGCTGCCGGCGGTTTGCATCTGATCACGAGGGTTGGTCAGGTCGATTCTCCGGTCGTCGTCGAGGACGAATTCGGGCCGGTCGTCTTCTACGGGATTCCGTATCTCGAGCCGGAGATCACGCGGGTTGAGTTGGACGTGCCGCGGGCACGTACGCACTCGGAGGTTCTCACTGCAGCTATGACGCGAGTGCGGTCAGATCTCGAGGTGCGACAGGAAAATGCTCCGGGCACTCGATCTGTGCTGCTTGCTCATGCATTTGTCGTAGGTGGTGAAGCGACGGGTGAGGAACGATCGATTTCGGTTGGCGGTGTCGAGACTGTGCTGGCCGGTGAGTTCGACGGTGTGGACTATGTCGCATTGGGTCACCTCCATTCGCCTCAGATGTTGACGGATCGAATCTGGTATTCGGGTTCACCGTTGCCGTACTCGTTCGGTGAACGCAGTCATGGCAAGGCCACGTTGTTGATCGAACTCGACGCGTCGGGGCTCGTGTCGGTTCGGCGTCTCGAGCTTCCTTCGGTTCGTGGGCTGCGCCAATTGACGGGCACTCTGGAAACGCTGCTCAGTTCCGCCGATCTTGCCGATGCCGAGGATTGCTACGTTTCGGCCGTGCTGACAGATCCGGTGCGGCCGATTGACGCTATGCGACTGCTACAGGGGCGTTTTCCTTTTGCCGTTCATCTCGAATGGCAGCGGCCCGAAGGTGATTCGGAACTCAAATACCGTGATGCAGTCCGAGGGCGCAGTGACATGGAGATTGCCCAGGGCTTTGTCACGGCTGTTCGGAGCGATCCCAGTGAGAGCGAGATCAAGCTGATGGAAGATGCTTTGAGCACGGCAGAGCGCGCCGACGAAGCGACAGCAGAGTTGGGTATGACGGCATGA
- a CDS encoding DUF6542 domain-containing protein, producing the protein MSATQRARSGVPLDKRSLIVTVPGLPWWGVILLAAGLTSVGVLIDASGGGGELTSAFSTFYFLGCVFAVIAAANNSLFTAMAQPPLLMFVFVPLAQTLIGKDNSTALRDIAINVALPLVNRFPVMLGATVVVLAIGGFRYFLLHQRPTRPVRSTRSRRTATPSPTSRGSAAADSAPVPEPAPDSQQRRRRNAEQNRPPVSATDTAAPQPRRRSGDHAPHSGLSERPSQRPPVPRDSEYNRPLPRRNSAPADARYQPPNHAQPRAQPVGERREYPSYGERRVPEGRVPEGRVPNSRVPDAGQRRSEERMDPFFASGDSDVPPPHVAARSGPTYRPTRHLVSDTAIATRHRADCHLIRQTPELKSSGVCYFMRCRFRTCVKP; encoded by the coding sequence GTGTCTGCAACCCAACGTGCTCGCTCCGGGGTACCGCTGGACAAGCGATCTCTGATCGTCACAGTCCCCGGCCTGCCTTGGTGGGGAGTAATTCTGCTCGCCGCTGGTCTCACCTCCGTCGGCGTTCTGATCGATGCGTCCGGCGGCGGCGGAGAACTGACCTCGGCGTTTTCGACGTTCTACTTTCTCGGTTGCGTTTTTGCCGTAATCGCCGCAGCGAACAATTCGCTGTTCACCGCCATGGCTCAACCTCCGCTGCTGATGTTCGTGTTCGTGCCGCTAGCGCAAACACTGATCGGCAAGGACAACAGCACCGCGCTTCGAGACATTGCAATCAACGTCGCATTGCCGTTGGTGAATCGCTTCCCGGTCATGTTGGGTGCGACCGTCGTAGTTCTTGCGATCGGCGGGTTCCGGTACTTCCTCTTGCATCAGCGACCCACGCGGCCCGTTCGATCCACTCGAAGCCGCCGCACGGCAACACCGTCGCCGACCTCGCGTGGTTCCGCCGCAGCCGACTCTGCCCCGGTGCCCGAACCCGCACCTGATTCTCAGCAACGTCGCCGGCGCAACGCCGAGCAGAACCGGCCCCCGGTCTCCGCAACCGACACAGCAGCACCGCAACCACGACGACGCAGCGGCGACCACGCGCCGCACAGTGGCCTCTCCGAGCGTCCCTCGCAGCGTCCGCCAGTGCCTCGTGATTCCGAATACAACCGTCCGCTGCCGCGTCGTAATTCCGCTCCTGCCGACGCTCGCTACCAGCCCCCGAACCACGCCCAGCCTCGCGCTCAGCCAGTCGGCGAACGCCGCGAATACCCGTCGTACGGCGAACGCCGGGTTCCGGAAGGCCGTGTTCCAGAAGGCCGTGTTCCGAACAGTCGAGTTCCCGATGCCGGCCAACGTCGTTCCGAGGAACGCATGGATCCGTTCTTCGCCTCCGGAGACTCAGACGTACCGCCGCCCCACGTCGCCGCCCGGTCGGGGCCGACCTACCGGCCTACCCGGCACCTCGTGTCCGATACCGCGATCGCGACGAGACACCGAGCTGACTGCCACTTGATACGACAAACCCCGGAACTGAAAAGTTCCGGGGTTTGTTATTTCATGCGTTGTCGTTTCAGGACGTGCGTGAAGCCCTGA
- a CDS encoding 4-hydroxy-3-methylbut-2-enyl diphosphate reductase, whose protein sequence is MSSAVPLNLGIARSTDSPSIRKGPGKRVLLAEPRGYCAGVDRAVETVEKALEKHGAPIYVRKEIVHNRHVVETLEDQGVIFVDETDEVPEGSLLVFSAHGVSPAVHDSAAERNLRTIDATCPLVTKVHQEAKRFARDDYDILLIGHEGHEEVEGTAGEAPDHVTIVDGPDSVDSVTVRDESKVIWLSQTTLSVDETMQTVARLRERFPNLQDPPSDDICYATQNRQVAVKAMAPECDLVIVVGSRNSSNSVRLVEVALGAGAKASYLVDYAREVDLAWLDGVETVGITSGASVPEVLVRGVIDLLAEHGFNDVQSVTTANETLVFALPRELRASRTS, encoded by the coding sequence ATGTCTTCTGCTGTTCCTCTCAATCTCGGTATCGCGCGCTCGACGGATTCGCCGTCAATTCGTAAGGGCCCCGGCAAGCGGGTCCTTCTGGCAGAGCCACGTGGCTACTGCGCCGGCGTCGACCGCGCGGTGGAGACCGTGGAAAAGGCGCTCGAGAAGCACGGCGCACCGATCTACGTGCGTAAGGAGATCGTTCACAATCGCCACGTCGTGGAGACGCTGGAAGATCAGGGCGTGATATTCGTCGACGAGACCGACGAGGTCCCCGAGGGTTCACTCCTCGTGTTCTCGGCGCACGGCGTATCGCCGGCCGTCCATGACTCCGCGGCCGAACGTAACCTCCGCACGATCGACGCGACCTGCCCGCTCGTCACCAAGGTTCACCAGGAAGCCAAGCGGTTCGCCCGTGACGATTACGACATCCTGCTTATCGGTCACGAAGGCCATGAAGAGGTCGAGGGCACTGCTGGTGAGGCACCCGATCACGTCACCATCGTCGACGGCCCCGACTCGGTCGATTCCGTCACGGTTCGTGATGAATCGAAGGTCATCTGGCTCTCCCAGACAACGTTGAGCGTCGACGAGACCATGCAGACAGTTGCGCGTCTGCGTGAGCGATTCCCCAACTTGCAGGATCCGCCGTCCGACGACATCTGCTACGCCACCCAGAACCGTCAGGTTGCGGTCAAGGCCATGGCACCCGAGTGCGATCTCGTGATCGTGGTCGGCTCACGCAACTCGTCCAACTCGGTGCGCCTCGTCGAGGTCGCCCTGGGTGCCGGCGCGAAAGCGTCGTACCTGGTGGATTACGCACGTGAAGTTGATCTGGCGTGGCTCGACGGCGTCGAGACGGTCGGCATCACGTCCGGTGCGTCGGTTCCCGAGGTGCTGGTTCGTGGAGTCATCGATCTCTTGGCCGAGCATGGCTTCAACGACGTACAGTCCGTGACCACTGCCAACGAAACTCTGGTGTTTGCGCTTCCCCGGGAGCTCAGGGCTTCACGCACGTCCTGA
- a CDS encoding lipid droplet-associated protein, whose protein sequence is MIRPPFVARVAAGLAVTALEEAKKLPTTAVALPMTAVSQMLQTSMRLQQSITSLAIKGDQAFALINWSGDDEQPEWAVFDEDAATPRSNGTAPDSAPASTNAGRFALYSVDPSAETLDGVIDETPSEEADTDTEATAGGAEPEIVTELDYANLTLAQLRARIKAMSVGDLSALLDYENATRARAPFQTMLTNRITTAKAK, encoded by the coding sequence ATGATTCGACCCCCGTTCGTGGCGCGCGTCGCCGCAGGACTCGCCGTCACTGCTTTGGAAGAGGCCAAGAAGCTTCCGACCACCGCAGTCGCTCTGCCGATGACGGCCGTCAGCCAGATGCTGCAAACGAGCATGCGACTCCAGCAGTCGATCACATCACTGGCCATCAAAGGGGATCAGGCGTTTGCCCTGATCAACTGGTCCGGCGACGACGAGCAGCCGGAATGGGCTGTTTTCGACGAGGACGCAGCAACCCCGCGCTCGAACGGCACTGCGCCGGACAGTGCTCCCGCGTCGACCAACGCCGGCCGGTTTGCGCTCTACTCGGTGGATCCCTCGGCCGAAACCCTCGACGGTGTCATCGACGAGACTCCTTCGGAAGAGGCAGATACCGACACCGAGGCCACGGCCGGAGGTGCGGAACCCGAAATCGTCACCGAACTCGATTACGCCAATCTGACACTCGCACAACTGCGAGCCCGCATCAAGGCGATGAGCGTCGGCGACCTCTCGGCGCTCCTCGACTACGAGAATGCAACGCGTGCACGTGCACCGTTCCAGACCATGTTGACCAACCGCATCACCACAGCCAAGGCAAAGTGA
- the xseA gene encoding exodeoxyribonuclease VII large subunit: MTSTQGPSTPQRSAGSGASSPEQPWPVRTVSAKVAGWIDRLGSIWVEGQITQINARPGTRTAFLVLRDPSADMSLSVTCSPQLLHNSPVPLTEGSRVVMFGKLSFYTGRGTVSLRVTEIRAVGIGELLARIERLRALLAAEGLFDPRLKRPLPFLPGTIGLITGRASAAEKDVVSVAQRRWPAVAIAVRNTAVQGPTAVPQIIEALKDLDANPEVDVIILARGGGSVEDLLPFSDEALCRAIVACTTPIVSAIGHEPDSPLSDHVADLRAATPTDAAKRVVPDAVAEAALVSELRDRSAAALRSWVRRESNLIEQLRTRPVMASPLLAIDRRGEEIERLQSAVRRDVTRLIDSEARTVEHLRARLTTLGPAATLARGYAVVQRIVADGDPEVLRSVEDAPPGTQIRVRLADGAVRAAVMGREK, encoded by the coding sequence GTGACTTCCACACAGGGTCCGTCAACACCGCAACGTTCGGCCGGTTCCGGTGCCAGTTCCCCGGAGCAGCCGTGGCCTGTCCGTACCGTCTCCGCGAAGGTCGCCGGTTGGATCGACCGACTCGGGAGCATCTGGGTCGAGGGTCAGATCACGCAGATCAATGCGCGTCCCGGAACCCGGACTGCATTTCTGGTTCTCCGAGACCCGTCGGCAGACATGTCGTTGTCCGTCACCTGCTCACCGCAACTGCTGCACAATTCTCCGGTCCCGCTGACCGAGGGTTCGCGGGTCGTGATGTTCGGGAAGCTCTCGTTCTACACCGGACGTGGCACAGTCTCGTTGCGGGTGACCGAAATCCGGGCCGTCGGCATCGGTGAACTGCTCGCCCGAATCGAACGATTGCGCGCACTACTCGCCGCCGAGGGCCTGTTCGATCCTCGGCTCAAGCGTCCGTTGCCGTTCCTGCCCGGAACCATCGGCTTGATCACCGGACGCGCCAGCGCAGCCGAGAAAGACGTCGTATCGGTCGCGCAGCGCCGCTGGCCGGCTGTCGCGATTGCGGTACGCAACACCGCGGTCCAAGGACCGACCGCAGTGCCTCAGATCATCGAGGCCCTGAAGGATCTCGACGCCAACCCCGAAGTTGATGTCATCATCCTCGCGCGCGGCGGCGGAAGCGTCGAAGATTTGCTTCCGTTCTCCGACGAGGCACTGTGCCGTGCGATCGTCGCCTGCACGACGCCCATCGTCAGTGCGATCGGACACGAGCCGGACAGCCCGTTGAGCGACCACGTCGCCGACCTACGCGCAGCCACCCCCACCGACGCTGCCAAGCGGGTTGTTCCCGACGCAGTTGCCGAAGCAGCCTTGGTTTCCGAACTCCGCGATCGCAGCGCTGCTGCCCTGCGGAGCTGGGTCCGGCGAGAGTCGAATCTCATCGAGCAACTGCGGACACGTCCGGTCATGGCGTCGCCGCTGTTGGCCATCGACCGCCGGGGCGAAGAGATCGAACGACTTCAGAGCGCAGTCCGACGCGATGTCACCCGGTTGATCGACTCCGAAGCCAGAACCGTCGAACACCTTCGGGCACGACTGACGACGCTCGGTCCTGCCGCGACGCTGGCCCGCGGCTATGCCGTCGTACAGCGCATCGTTGCCGACGGCGATCCGGAAGTGTTGCGCTCAGTCGAGGATGCGCCGCCCGGAACACAGATACGAGTTCGACTTGCAGACGGCGCCGTGCGCGCCGCAGTGATGGGAAGAGAAAAATGA
- a CDS encoding exodeoxyribonuclease VII small subunit: protein MSNTDNNAAEIDINELGYEAARDELVGVVKILEQGGLDLDASLSLWERGEALAKRCEEHLAGARARVETALSAADE from the coding sequence ATGAGCAACACCGACAACAACGCCGCCGAAATCGACATCAACGAACTCGGCTACGAGGCTGCCCGCGACGAACTCGTGGGCGTCGTCAAGATCCTCGAGCAGGGCGGCTTGGACCTCGATGCGTCCCTGTCGTTGTGGGAGCGCGGCGAAGCCCTGGCCAAGCGCTGCGAAGAGCACTTGGCCGGTGCGCGAGCCCGCGTCGAGACGGCACTCTCCGCCGCAGACGAGTAA
- a CDS encoding DUF4245 domain-containing protein, whose translation MASKKPRILEDNKDMVWSLVPLVLFCIIIAGIASQCTFSPGGPTQGPIPTVDIDAALNYDAKELGFPIRNPGTPGGWTPNSGSRKVVTGDGGGDSSTVGFITTAGSYIQLTQSNAEEFPLVAYVAGGQRFATGVEDVDGHTWNVYGGEGVESIWVTDIDGVRLLITGAAPAEDFTTLARSVGQAQPLTP comes from the coding sequence GTGGCATCGAAGAAACCCCGCATTCTCGAAGACAACAAAGACATGGTCTGGTCTCTCGTACCGTTGGTGCTGTTCTGCATCATCATTGCGGGCATCGCCAGCCAGTGCACGTTCAGCCCGGGAGGCCCGACACAGGGGCCGATCCCGACCGTCGACATCGACGCGGCGCTGAACTACGACGCCAAGGAACTCGGCTTTCCGATCCGCAACCCGGGAACTCCGGGCGGATGGACACCCAATTCCGGTAGTCGCAAAGTGGTCACCGGTGACGGTGGCGGCGATTCCAGCACTGTGGGATTCATCACCACTGCCGGCAGCTACATCCAGCTGACGCAGAGCAACGCCGAAGAATTTCCCTTGGTGGCCTATGTCGCCGGCGGTCAGCGATTCGCGACCGGTGTCGAAGACGTCGACGGTCACACGTGGAACGTCTACGGCGGCGAGGGTGTCGAATCCATCTGGGTGACAGACATCGACGGCGTGCGCCTGCTGATCACCGGAGCGGCTCCGGCCGAGGACTTCACGACCTTGGCGCGCAGCGTCGGGCAAGCTCAGCCGCTCACACCGTAA
- the glpX gene encoding class II fructose-bisphosphatase translates to MTASSTHRETPDRNLALELVRVTEAGAMAAGRWVGRGDKEGGDGAAVDAMRQLVSSVSMRGIVVIGEGEKDEAPMLFNGEEVGNGDGPDCDFAVDPVDGTTLMSKGMPNAISVLAVAERGAMFDPSAVFYMEKIAVGPDAADVIDISAPISENIKRVAKVKKASVSDITVCILDRPRHKKLIQDVRDTGARIRLISDGDVAGAIAAARPESGTDMLVGIGGTPEGIIAAAAMRCMGGSLQGKLAPTDDEERQKAIDAGHDLDRILTTEDLVSGENVFFCATGVTDGDLLRGVRYYGGGASTQSIVMRSKSGTVRMIDAYHRLEKLREYSSVDFDGEEGADRLTF, encoded by the coding sequence ATGACGGCCAGCAGCACTCATCGTGAGACCCCGGACCGTAACCTCGCTCTCGAATTGGTCCGAGTCACCGAAGCCGGCGCAATGGCTGCGGGTCGCTGGGTAGGCCGTGGCGACAAAGAGGGTGGCGACGGCGCTGCTGTCGACGCGATGCGTCAGCTCGTTTCGTCGGTGTCCATGCGCGGCATCGTTGTTATCGGCGAAGGCGAGAAGGACGAAGCGCCGATGCTGTTCAACGGCGAAGAGGTCGGCAACGGCGACGGCCCGGACTGCGACTTCGCTGTCGATCCGGTTGACGGAACCACATTGATGTCCAAGGGCATGCCCAACGCGATCTCCGTGTTGGCTGTTGCCGAGCGCGGCGCGATGTTCGACCCGTCGGCCGTGTTCTACATGGAGAAGATCGCTGTCGGACCGGACGCTGCCGATGTCATCGACATCAGCGCACCGATCTCCGAGAACATCAAGCGCGTCGCCAAGGTCAAGAAGGCGTCGGTTTCCGACATCACCGTCTGCATCCTGGACCGCCCGCGTCACAAGAAGCTGATCCAGGACGTTCGCGACACCGGCGCACGTATCCGCCTCATTTCCGACGGTGACGTTGCCGGCGCTATCGCTGCAGCTCGTCCCGAGTCGGGCACGGACATGCTCGTCGGCATCGGCGGCACGCCGGAAGGCATCATCGCCGCAGCCGCTATGCGTTGCATGGGTGGTTCGCTGCAGGGCAAGCTTGCGCCGACGGACGACGAAGAGCGTCAGAAGGCCATCGACGCAGGCCACGATCTCGATCGGATCCTGACCACCGAAGATCTCGTCTCCGGCGAGAACGTCTTCTTCTGCGCCACCGGCGTCACCGACGGTGACCTCCTGCGCGGTGTTCGTTACTACGGCGGCGGCGCCAGCACGCAGTCCATCGTGATGCGTAGCAAGTCCGGCACCGTTCGCATGATCGACGCGTACCACCGTCTCGAGAAGCTTCGCGAGTACAGCTCCGTCGATTTCGACGGTGAAGAAGGCGCAGATCGACTGACCTTCTAG